The stretch of DNA CGACAAAGTGGCGCGGCTGCTGGGGCTCGGCTATCCGGGCGGGCCCATCATCGAAAAACGGGCAAAACTCGGCAACGCGAAGGCCGTCCCCTTTCCCATCGGTCTACCACGAGAAAACAATTTCAGTTTTTCCGGGCTCAAAACGGCGGTGCTTTATTATTTGCAGGAAAATGAGGACAAGATGGCTGATGAAGCCTTTATCAATGACACGGCGGCGAGTTTCCAGAGTGCCGCGACAGAGGCCCTGGTCCTCAAGCTGATGCGCGCGTTGGAAACGCATAAAGTGAAAGAAGTGCACCTGACGGGTGGGGTTTCGGCCAATTCGTTTTTGCGCCAGCGCATTGAGATGGAATTGGCTAAACTTGACGAAGCGCCGCTTTTTCGCCACCCCAAGCGCATGAGCTATTGCACCGACAACGCCGCCATGATCGCAGCGGCCGCCACTTTCATGCGAGGCTGATTGATGCGAGGCGCAGGAATAGGAAGCTCTCTCAGAGCGCTCCGGGCCGCTAGGCCAAGTCTTACTTCCTCGTGATCTTCCTATTCCTGCGCCTCGACTTTACAAAGCGTGGTCTTTGTTTTATAGTGGAGGCGACTTTAACTTTTAGACATGCCTAGAGAATTTCCGCTTGGAGATCCTGGAGAGATTATCAAGAGACTTCCCGATCCGAGCAAAATACCTTTGCTTCCCGGTGTGGAAGATGAATTAGATATAGGCCCCTTGGGGAATCCCCTTAAAAAGAAGAGGCCTAAGCCTGACTATAGGTTTCCAACTAGAGATGAATGGGATGATTTTGATGCCTCTCAAGCGATGCCTGCTACGGGAGTTTGGGACCTTCCTCTTGTGGATGAGAATGGTGGCCCCGAAGAAATCCCTGGTGATGATAAACCGGATATAGATGACGAAGAGCCAGTGTGGACCCCTTTGCCTCGAGCTCCAGAGAGGCAAGCTCCGGAGCCGGAGGTTTATGCCGGACCTTGGCATTTCTAAAATTAAACTTGCTCTAATCTGAAATTCTGGTAGAATTTTAGGTAATCTTTTGACTCCTTAAATTTTTATGACCGACGAAACCACCAATGAACAGGGGGGCAAGACGCAGAAGCTTCAAACTCCTCAAGGTATTCATGATATTTTGCCAAAGGATCATGAATATTTTACCTTCATCAAAAAAGTGGTGAGGCATCGGTGTAGGCAAGCGGGTTTTAGACGCATCACGACTCCTATTTTGGAGTACACGGAGGTTTTTGATCGCTCCATTGGAGAAGACACGGACATTGTTTCCAAAGAAATGTACACCTTCACGGACCGAAGCGGGCGCAGTTTGACCTTGAAGCCGGAGGGGACCGCGGGTGCCGTGCGCTCTTATCTTCAACACGGGATGAAAGAATGGCCACAACCGGTTGAGCTCTATTACATTGAACCTCACTTCCGCTACGATCGTCCTCAAAAGGGGCGCTACCGTATGTTCTGGCAAATTGGCGTGGAGATTATTGGAGAAAGCGACCCCGCACTGGATGTGCAGTGTATTTTCTTGGCGTGGAAGTTCTTTAAGGACCTTGGGGTGGCGGACCGATTTTCGTTGCAGCTCAACAATATCGGCTCACAAAAAAGTCGCGCCAAATACAAAGAGGCCTTGGTGAATTACTACACCGGTAAGGAAAGAAATCTGTGTGAAGACTGCCAAAGAAGACTGAATACAAATCCTCTGCGCTTGCTGGATTGTAAGGTGGAAGACTGCGTGATTTTGGCGCAGCTGGCCCCTAAATTTGACCAATACCGCAGCGATGAAGACACCGCTTTCCACAACAGTGTGAAGGAATTTTTAACAGAAATTGGGATTGAATACACCGAAAACGACAAGTTGGTGCGCGGGCTCGATTATTACACCCAAACGGTGTTTGAATTCTGGGACAAGGAAACGCACGGGCAAAATGCCGTGGGCGGTGGCGGCCGTTACGATGGTTTGGTGGAGCAGATGGGTGGAGAACCCACTCCGGCGGTTGGTTTTGCCATTGGAATCGATCGGCTCATCATGCACATGAAGGCAGCCAGTGTGAAAGTGCCTTCCAAAGATGAGGTTCATATTTTTGTGGCGCAACTTGGCGATGAAGCGAAGAAAAAATGTCTCCTTTTGATCGATGAACTGCGAGAACGAGGAGTGCGAACGGTGGGCGCGCTGGGGAAAGGCAGCATGAAGGCGCAAATGCGTTTGGCCGACAAATTCAAGGTGCCTTACTGTTTGATTTTGGGTGCCACCGAGGTGCGCGAAAAAGTGATTATTGTGCGCGACATGTCCAAAGGCCAGCAACGCGCTGTGCCCATGGATGAAGTTGTGGACGAAGTCGTGAAACTCATCGGAGAAAAGAACTTGGACACCTACAGCCCGGGAGAGATTTCGTTTTAAGTTGTTGTGGACGACGAGTGCCAAATCCGCTACAATCAAACCATGAAAAGACTCCTCGCCTCGTTTGTTCTTTCATTGACGGTCTTTGTCAACGCTGCGTCTGCGGATTTTAGTGATGTGAGCAGTGCTCACACGCATTATGCCGCCATCACGAGTTTGGTTTCCCAGGGGGTTTTGGAGGGCTACAGTGATGGGTCGTTTGGGCCCGCGAATGAGGTGAATCGAGCGGAAGCTTTGAAAATTATTTTGCTGGGAGCCGGTGTGGAAGTGAGCGGTGAGAGCAACACGGGGATTTTATTCAATGATGTGGAAGAGGAAGATTGGTTTTTTGATTACATCAGCACGGGGGTGAGTTTGGGGATTATTCAAGGGTACGACGATGGTTCCTTTAAACCGGAGCAGACGGTGAATCGGGCAGAGGCGATGAAGATGCTGCTGGAGGCGGCGGAGATATCGGTGAGCGGCGGAGCCAATGCGGCTTTTGCCGACACTCCTCTAGACGCGTGGTTTAGCAACTACGCGACTTATGCAAAAACTTGGAATATTCAGCCTCCGCAAACGGATGGGCTTTGGCATCCTGAAGACGCCATCACTCGCGCCAATTTGGCGGAAATGGTCTATCGTTTACAAATTGTAGAGGCCGAAGGGCAGGCCTTTGATGAAGCCCGAAACTGGCTCAGGCGGGACTTCCCCACTGTGGACATCACCATGAAAGTTCCTTTTTCTTGGGGCTACAAACAGGAAGGCGTGGGGGCTGTCTTTCTACTTGACCGCGAGCACGATCAGATGAGTTTGCTCACCCCTTATGAAAATGGTGGATCTTTACTTTTGACTCGTTACGCCAACTCGGAAGGTGCCAGTGCCGCCAACTTGTTTGCCAGTATTGCCAGCAATAGTTCATGGGACACAGAAATAACCACCAT from Candidatus Gracilibacteria bacterium encodes:
- the tsaD gene encoding tRNA (adenosine(37)-N6)-threonylcarbamoyltransferase complex transferase subunit TsaD, giving the protein MLILSLETSCDETSVAVVRGGREVLSNVIASQIAKHTETGGVVPEVAAREHITAMIPVLRQALAEAGVDWSAVDAIAVTKEPGLIGSLVVGRVTAAALAFALDKPLIEVNHIHGHMYSTWLLGEDLTEPLPEYPILVLTVSGGHNELVLLSGPGQFTLLAETVDDAAGEAFDKVARLLGLGYPGGPIIEKRAKLGNAKAVPFPIGLPRENNFSFSGLKTAVLYYLQENEDKMADEAFINDTAASFQSAATEALVLKLMRALETHKVKEVHLTGGVSANSFLRQRIEMELAKLDEAPLFRHPKRMSYCTDNAAMIAAAATFMRGGLMRGAGIGSSLRALRAARPSLTSSGSSYSCASTLQSVVFVL
- the hisS gene encoding histidine--tRNA ligase, which produces MTDETTNEQGGKTQKLQTPQGIHDILPKDHEYFTFIKKVVRHRCRQAGFRRITTPILEYTEVFDRSIGEDTDIVSKEMYTFTDRSGRSLTLKPEGTAGAVRSYLQHGMKEWPQPVELYYIEPHFRYDRPQKGRYRMFWQIGVEIIGESDPALDVQCIFLAWKFFKDLGVADRFSLQLNNIGSQKSRAKYKEALVNYYTGKERNLCEDCQRRLNTNPLRLLDCKVEDCVILAQLAPKFDQYRSDEDTAFHNSVKEFLTEIGIEYTENDKLVRGLDYYTQTVFEFWDKETHGQNAVGGGGRYDGLVEQMGGEPTPAVGFAIGIDRLIMHMKAASVKVPSKDEVHIFVAQLGDEAKKKCLLLIDELRERGVRTVGALGKGSMKAQMRLADKFKVPYCLILGATEVREKVIIVRDMSKGQQRAVPMDEVVDEVVKLIGEKNLDTYSPGEISF
- a CDS encoding S-layer homology domain-containing protein, which translates into the protein MKRLLASFVLSLTVFVNAASADFSDVSSAHTHYAAITSLVSQGVLEGYSDGSFGPANEVNRAEALKIILLGAGVEVSGESNTGILFNDVEEEDWFFDYISTGVSLGIIQGYDDGSFKPEQTVNRAEAMKMLLEAAEISVSGGANAAFADTPLDAWFSNYATYAKTWNIQPPQTDGLWHPEDAITRANLAEMVYRLQIVEAEGQAFDEARNWLRRDFPTVDITMKVPFSWGYKQEGVGAVFLLDREHDQMSLLTPYENGGSLLLTRYANSEGASAANLFASIASNSSWDTEITTMNGAEVLVVYHNEGLYYREWYIVLENNTLLHAVALRGDGAYSAYMEWFFEAMVASIEYDSSTTSELTIEETVAELREAIQTDGVGTEMMELLADWELIETDTIGVGTGPVDYYYSPSANVTVKYERSFDVILDLQEGETTAF